Sequence from the Flavobacterium sp. TR2 genome:
ACAAAGCTAGCGCGAAGATGACGGAATCGATTATAGAATTTTTAAATGTAATTGTATAATTGACAGATGCTTAGAATGGAATTTTAATTTAAAATGATATAACCCTTCTGGTAGTATAGGCAGTAATTTTACCATCATATTAATTATAAAAATTATTACCATGAAAACTACAGATAGTAAAAATGCAGCTCCTGCAAAAAAAACTACAAAAGAAACCACGCCAAGAGGTGTTACCAAGCCAAAATCGAACGCAGCATCAGGATTGACAGAATTATTTGAAGACGGGCTGAAAGATATTTATTGGGCAGAAAAAGCTTTGACAAAAGCATTGCCACTAATGGTTAAAAATGCTTCTTCTGTTGAATTGAAAGACGCGATCGACAACCACTTGACCGAAACAGAAGAGCAGATTGCCCGTTTAGAGGAAGTATTTAAAATTATCGGCAAAAAAGCAACAGCAAAAAAATGTGATGCTATGGAAGGCTTGATTGAGGAAGCCAAAGGAATGCTTGAAGAAACAGAGCTAGGAGTCGTGCGCGATGCCGGAATTATTGCGGCAAGCCAGAAAATAGAGCATTATGAAATTGCAACTTATGGCACTTTAAGACAATTTGCAGAAACTCTAGGGCTTCCTGAAGCAGCAACATTGTTGGAACAAACTCTTGATGAAGAAAAAGGAGCCGACAAAACACTCACAGAAGTGGCTGTCAATGCAGTAAATCTTGAAGCTGCAGAAATTGAATAAAGCATTCAGAAAAGAATAAAAGTGCAGTTTTCGGACTGCACTTTTTTAGTTAATTGAAAATCTATTATATGCCCGAAGGTCCATCTATAGTAATCTTAAAAGAAGAAGTGCAGCAATTTGCAGGACAGAAAATCATTTCTGTATCTGGCAATACGCATATTGATATTTCTAGGCTGCAGGATAAAACGATTCTTGCATTTAAAACCTGGGGAAAACATTTTTTAATTTGTTTTGATTCTTTTACGGTAAAAATCCATATGCTCATGTTTGGAACTTACCGAATAAATGAGCGCAAAATTGCCAAACCAAGACTGAGTTTGGTTTTTGAAAACGGAGAGCTTAATTTTTACACCTGCTCGGTTAAAATTTTAGAAGGCGATATCAATTCTCATTACGATTGGAGCGTTGACGTGATGAACGAAAATTGGGATCCGAAAAAGGCACAGCTTAGCATGGAAGATATGCCCAAAAAAATGATTTGTGATGTAATCTTAGATCAGGATATTTTTTCTGGAGTTGGCAATATCATTAAAAATGAGGTTTTGTATCGCTGTCACGTGCATCCAGAATCGATTATAGAAAAAATCCCGCCCCATGTCAAAAGCCAGCTAATCGCGGAATGCTCCATTTACAGCTTTGAATTTTTGTATTGGAAAAAGAAATTTGAGCTCAAAAAGCATTGGGAAGCATATACAAAAAGTGTCTGCTTGCGATGCAATCTCCCGTTTCAGAAAAAACAGACGGGAGTACGAAAACGCAGAAGTTTTTTCTGCACTAACTGCCAACAATTATATGTATGAAAAACCAAGTAACTATAGGATGTTCCAGCTTTTACAACAGCTTTTGGAAGACTGTTTTTTATCCTCAAAATCTTCCTTCCAAAAAGTGGTTTGAGTTTTACTGCCAGCATTTTGACACTTATGAGTTTAATGGCAGTTTTTATAAATTCCCAACTGTCCGCATTTTTCAAAATTGGTATCATAAAACGCCCGAATCTTTCTTGTTTTCGGTCAAAGTCCCGAAAGAAATTACGCATATTAAAAAGCTTGTAGACTGCGAAAGCCGCTTGAATGACTTTTATAAAATTTGCAAAGAAGGCATGAAAGACAAACTCGCAGCTATTTTGTTTCAATTTCCTCCAAGTTATGCTTTTAGCAAAGAAAAATTAGACGCCATAATCCAAATTTTAGATCGTGATTTTAAAAATGTAGTTGAATTTCGCCATGAAAGCTGGTGGAATGATGAGGTTTGGGATGCATTTAAAGAAAACAATATCACGTTTTGCAGTGTGAGCTATCCGAATCTTCCTCAAACTATCTTCAAGGATTTTCCAATACTGTATGTGCGTTTTCACGGAATTCCGAGATTGTTTCATTCCAGCTATTCTATAGAAGAACTACAGGAGGTGAAACGCCAGATTCATTCCAAAAAAGGATTTGTGTACTTTAACAATACGGCAAGTGAAGCAGGTATTCTGAATGCTTTAGAATTGAAAAGAATGGCTGTTTGAATTGTTTTTGTTAGTGCTGAGAAACAAAGTCCTCAAAGTTTTACGCAAAGTACGCAAAAGAAAACAATCTTAGCGAACTTAGCGTAAAACTTTGAGGACTTTACGGTTTAAAAAAACAGTTAAACTAAAAAACTACAATTTTAGAGTTCCTTCAATACCATCATCCATTGTTTTTCCTGTAATAAACGCGGCTGTCATTTTAGCAATAGCCACCATTTTTCCGTTTTTGTTATTCCAATAATAACCATCTTCCGGAACAAATTTTATAACGCTTAAATTCGGATCATCTACGCCGCCTGGCATCCAAATTTTTACTGCCGGATCCCATAATTTTTCGATAGTTTCTCGATCGTATGAAATGCTTGCCGTTCCGTGAAGCGTTAAAAACTTGTCGTGCGGTTCGGCAAAGAAAACTTCGACCATCGGATTCAATGTAATTTCAGCATTTTGTCCGCTGTTTCTGTCCGATAAAAACCATAAGTTTCCCAAATCATCAATTTTCTGAACAGACATAGGCCGAGATTGTATTCTGTATTCGTTATATGTACAAAACATACAAGTTTTAATATGTGCAGCCAGATCTTTTATTTTGTCTACTGCAAATGCATCTGTAAGGTCTTTATGATCGCCCATAATAGTATATTTTAAGTTGTTTAATGTTTAATTAATTGACAGACAAATAGATATTTCTTGAAAAAAAATACCAAAGTAAAGTTGGCGCTTTTTGCCCTTTTTTAAATTATATAATTAAACTTATAAATTATGAGATTTCAATTCGATTTGTAAGAAATTGACTCTGATTTTTATTTGTTACATAAAATTGCACTATATTTGGGACTTTAAAATTCTAAGCCACAAATTACAATGACAGATTTCACTATATTCTATACTGATGACGACGAAGACGATTTAAGTATTTTTGCAGATGCAGTGGAATCTATACCCCAGAATATCAAATTGAAAACGTACTCAGGAAGCCAGAATTTTTTAAATGCTATTTCTGATCCAGCTGTTATTCCGTCTGTAGTTTTCTTAGACTTGAATATGCCTGGAAAAAATGGATTTGATGTGCTGAAAGAACTTCGAGATTCTGAAGACAAAAAAGATATTCCGGTAGTAATTTATTCAACTTCGAGCGAACCGGGGAATATTGAGAGATGCCTTAATCTAGGCGCCAATTGCTTTATTACCAAACCGGTTTTAATGAGCGATATTATAAAGGCCATAGAACACGCAATACAGATTGACTGGAAAAAATTTATTCCGAACCAATCCAATTTTGTATTTAAATATTGATCTCTGATAAGTCAGGAATGTAAATATTGAAAATTGAACCTTTATCTTTTTCGCTGAATACGGTAATAAAACCTTTGTGGTTTTCTACGATTTTTTTCACAATGGCGAGACCAATTCCGGTTCCTTTATATTCGCTTTCAGTATTGAGACGCTGAAAAACTTCAAAGATTTTTTCTTTATAAACAAGTTCAAAACCAATTCCGTTATCCGAAACTTGGATGTGATGATACACTTTGTCCTTAAACTCAGCGTTTGGGAGCAATTTTCCATCAACAGGCGTAACCGATATTTTCACTTTTGGAGGAATGCCAGGCTTTGAAAATTTTAAGGCATTTTCTACCAAATTGTGAAGCAATTGTCTGAACTGAAACTGTATAAGTGTCGCTTCGCCCAAATCGTGATATTCCACAACAGCATTTTTTTCTTCAATACGATCCGAAAAATCACTGATTACTTCTTCTGCAATTTCGTCAATTTTAACCGTTGTAAAGACACGATCGGCAGAATTGGCGCGGGAATAGGTTAACAAATCTTGTATGAGATTCTGCATTTTTTTAGCAGAAAATTCAATTCTTGCCAAATAAGACTTGGCATTTGCCGAAATATTCTGCTCATCCAAATCGGCCAATCGGCTGGCAAAAGTCTGTATTTTTCTCAAAGGTTCCTGAAGATCATGGCTTGAGATATAAGCAAACGACTGCAGTTCGATATTCATATTAACTAAATCTCTGTTTTTGAGTTCCAGCTGTGTGGTCCGCTCTATAATTTGCTCTTCGAGCCTATTGGTAAAGTTTTTTTGTTCTTCTATATCGGTACTGGTTCCAACCCACATTGAGATCTTGCCAGTCTCGTCCAATTGCGCAATCGCACGGCTGAGCTGCCATCTGTATTCGCCATCATAACGTTTAAAACGATGAATGAAAAGAAAATCATTTCCCGTTTTTACAGATTCCATCCAAAGTTTTACATTTTCTTCGCGATCGTCTGGATGCACAATCTGGAGCCATCCATTTTTTTCAATATTCTCTTTAGACAGTCCAGAATAGTTGTAAACGGTTTTGTTAAAATAATTTAAATTTCCGAGCGTATCGCTTGTCCAGATAAGCTGAGGCATAGAATCGGCGAGGAGTCGGAACTTTTGTTCGCTTTTTATTAAAACCTGCTGCATATTTTTCTCTAAGGTAACATCCATCACGGTTCCAATCATTTTTGACGGATTATTGTTATCATCAAAAAAGATTCTTCCGTGCACTTTAATCCATCCTATAGAATGATCTAATTTTAAAATGCGCGCTTCATATTTATAAATTCCTTCTTTTGCCGCTTTTGCAAAAGCTTCTACTACAATATGATCATCTTCAGGGAGCACTCGGCTTCGAATATCATCATGAATTATTTTAGTGCCTTTTTCAAATCCAAAAATATTCAGAATGTTATCGCTATAAATTAATTTTTTGGTTTGAAGATTTAAATCCCAAGTAGCAATTTCTCCAATTTCGGCTGCCAATCGTGCCCTTTCTTCTGCGGTTTCCACTTTTTTTCGAGATTTTACTTTAGAAGTCACATCATAAACAGTGCACATAATTCCAGATGCCTTCCCGTTTTTTTCGTACAGAGTAGTATACTCGTAATCGAGATAGAATTTTTTAAGTTTTCCTTTAATTTCGACATAGGCGACAGCTTCGTTTTCACGAATTTTTTTACCATTAGCCAGCACTTCATGCAATAATTCAGGATATTTTTGATTGTGCAATTCGGGAAAAACTTCTAATAAAGGCTTGCCAATAAAATCCTTTTCCTCTTTTTGCCAAATATCATGCATCATGGTAGCATTGGCCATTTCGATCACATAATCTTTCCCTCTAAAAATGGCCATAGCAATAGGAGATTCCATTACGATATTGCGAAAAGCCGCTTCATTTTCTGTAAGCAGATGCCTTCCTCTTACTTCTGCAGTGACTTCGTAAGCAGCTACTATTACTCCTGTGATTTTATCATTTTCTTCTTTTAATGGATAAAATACGAGATTAAAATAAGCTAATTCTTCTTTGTTGTATCGGTTTAAGGTTACGGCAAATTCGTCTTGAAAATAAGGAACGCCAGTTTCGAAAACGTTTTTGAGCAGAGGATAAACCGTTTCTTTTGTTTCAGGAAGCGAATCAAAAATAGGTTTATCGAGAATATCGCTTTCTTTTTTATCGACAATGTGCAGATAAGTCGTATTGGCCATTTCGGCAATAAGATCAGCGCCCTTTAAAACGCAGATTCCGAGAGGAAGCTGCTTAACGGTATTTCTGAAACGCCTTTCGCTTTCTTCGAGATTTTTGCGTGTGAGTACCTGATTTGTAGTTTCATTGCAAATTACCAAAACGCCATTTGTTTTTCCATTTTCATCGTTTACGGGGCTATAGCTAAACGTCCAGTAAACATCTTCCATTTTGCCATTTCTGTAGATCGGCAGCAATTGGTCTTCGTGCCATGTGGCTTCACCTTTGTCTAAAACCTGATCTATCAAGGGTTTAATAAAATCCCAGATCTCGGCCCAGTATTCGGCTCCTTTTTTACCAAGAATTGACGGATGTTTGCCATCATTTCCTAAACTCGGGCGATAGGCATCATTATAAAAACAAATATGGTCTGGTCCCCAAAAAAGAAACATGGGGAATTTGGAGTTTAAAAGAATTCCTAAAGTAGTGCGCAGACTCTGCGGCCATAATTCTATCGGTCCAACAGCCGTTTTGCTCCAATCTTTAGCACGGGTTAGTTGTCCCATTTCTCCTCCATTTGCCAGAAAAGAATAGTTATTACTCATTTAAGGGTTGTATTTATTGGTCTCAAAATCAGCTAATTTTCAAAGAATATTTTGTGTTTCAAATTAGCCTTAGTTAAAATTAAGAAAAAATAAATATTCATTTGAAGGCGATTTTTGAATGAGGCAACATTAAAATCAATTGAGTTAATTTTATCTTCTTTCTATGCGGAAATTTGATAAACAGAAAAGTTAAAAGATATGAAACGAGAAGATTCAAAACATGAAATCGACAATATAAAGAGATATCAGGAAGAAGGTTACACTGCCAGCTATCTATTCGAAAATGATCGTTTAATAGATGCAGAAACTAAAGAAGCGTATACCCCAGAAGATATATTTATTGTAGCGCACCATCGATACGAAGGAATGAGCGATCCTGACGATATGTCGATTTTGTACGTTATCGAAACAAAGGATAAAAGAAAAGGAACACATTTGTTAGGATATGGTCCGACGGCCGATTTGGAAGAAGCCGAATTTTTTAAAGATATTCCGAAAGCCAATTATTCTAAAAATGCTGACATAAACGAATTGACTTAAAAGAATAAAAATAGATTGGTATTTTTATTTTGCTGATGAGCAGTTGTTTCAAATTTATTTGAGGCAGCTGCTTTTTTTGGTTGGAAGGCGCAAAGAAGCAAAGGTTCAAAGTGACAAAGATTGGAAGACAAAGGTTATAAACCTTTGAGCCTTTGTGCCTCAGAACCTTAGTTTTTTTTGGTGGGAAGGCGCAAAGAAGCAAAGGTTCAAAGTGACAAAGATTGGAAGACAAAGGTTATAAACCTTTGAGCCTTTGTATCTCAGAACTTTAGTTTTTTTGGTGGAAAGGCGCAAAGAAGCAAAGGTTCAAAGTGACAAAGATTGTAAGACAAAGGTTATAAACCTTTGAGCCTTTGTATCTCAGAACTTTAGCTTTTTTTGGTGGAAAGGCGCAAAGAAGCAAAGGTTCAAAGTGACAAAGATTGGAAGACAAAGGTTATAAACCTTTGAGCCTTTGTACCTCAGAACCTTATTTTTTTTTTGGTGGAAAGGCGCAAAGAAGCAAAGGTTCAAAGTGACAAAGATTGGAAGACAAAGGTTATAAACCTTTGAGCCTTTGTATCTCAGAACTTTAGCTTTTTTTGGTGGAAAGGCGCAAAGAAGCAAAGGTTCAAAGTGACAAAGATTGGAAGACAAAGGTTATAAACCTTTGAGCCTTTGTACCTCAGAACCTTATTTTTTTTTTGGTGGAAAGGCGCAAAGAAGCAAAGGTTCAAAGTGACAAAGATTGTAAGACAAAGGTTATAAACCTTTGAGCCTTTGTATCTCAGAACTTTAGCTTTTTTTGGTGGAAAGGCGCAAAGAAGCAAAGGTTCAAAGTGACAAAGATTGGAAGACAAAGGTTATAAACCTTTGAGCCTTTGTACCTCAGAACCTTATTTTTTTTTTGGTGGAAAGGCGCAAAGAAGCAAAGGTTCAAAGTGACAAAGATTGGAAGACAAAGGTTATAAACCTTTGAGCCTTTGTATCTCAGAACTTTAGCTTTTTTTGGTGGAAAGGCGCAAAGAAGCAAAGGTTCAAAGTGACAAAGATTGGAAGACAAAGGTTATAAACCTTTGAGCCTTTGTACCTCAGAACCTTATTTTTTTTTTGGTGGAAAGGCGCAAAGAAGCAAAGGTTCAAAGTGACAAAGATTGGAAGACAAAGGTTATAAACCTTTGAGCCTTTGTACCTCAGAACTTTAGTTTTTTTTGGTGGAAAGGCGCAAAGAAGCAAAGGTTCAAAGTGACAAAGATTGGAAGACAAAGGTTATAAACCTTTGAGCCTTTGTACCTCAGAACCTTAGTTTTTTTGGTGGAAAGGCGCAAAGAAGCAAAGGTTCAAAGTGACAAAGATTTTTCTTTGTCTAAAGGTTTGTAAGACAAAGGTTATAAACCTTTGAGCCTTTGTACCTCAGAACCTTTGTTCCTTAAAAATAAAAATTATGAAATATCTCTCCAAAATTGTATAAAGAATTGACTGCCAATATAAACGAAATTTGGATTATAGAAATGGAGTAAAAACCAAAATTGGTTTTTGTACGTAAATAGTTACTAACCCGTTTATTAAAACCAATCCTAATATGAAAAAACTTTACATAAATACTGGCAGTTTTGATGCTGTTTTTAATAATCTGAAAGAGAGTTTTGGCGGAGACTTATCTAGTGGCGCTAACGAATATAAATTGGCGATTAAATCAAAATGGGCAGCGGGAAGCATCTCTGGAGTGCATTTTGAAAAAGATATGTCGTATCTCAATTTTGATTTGACTTTCAATCAAGATGTTATTTTAAGTGTAGAATCCAATCCTTT
This genomic interval carries:
- a CDS encoding pyridoxamine 5'-phosphate oxidase family protein; translation: MGDHKDLTDAFAVDKIKDLAAHIKTCMFCTYNEYRIQSRPMSVQKIDDLGNLWFLSDRNSGQNAEITLNPMVEVFFAEPHDKFLTLHGTASISYDRETIEKLWDPAVKIWMPGGVDDPNLSVIKFVPEDGYYWNNKNGKMVAIAKMTAAFITGKTMDDGIEGTLKL
- a CDS encoding DUF72 domain-containing protein is translated as MKNQVTIGCSSFYNSFWKTVFYPQNLPSKKWFEFYCQHFDTYEFNGSFYKFPTVRIFQNWYHKTPESFLFSVKVPKEITHIKKLVDCESRLNDFYKICKEGMKDKLAAILFQFPPSYAFSKEKLDAIIQILDRDFKNVVEFRHESWWNDEVWDAFKENNITFCSVSYPNLPQTIFKDFPILYVRFHGIPRLFHSSYSIEELQEVKRQIHSKKGFVYFNNTASEAGILNALELKRMAV
- a CDS encoding PAS domain-containing protein, with the translated sequence MSNNYSFLANGGEMGQLTRAKDWSKTAVGPIELWPQSLRTTLGILLNSKFPMFLFWGPDHICFYNDAYRPSLGNDGKHPSILGKKGAEYWAEIWDFIKPLIDQVLDKGEATWHEDQLLPIYRNGKMEDVYWTFSYSPVNDENGKTNGVLVICNETTNQVLTRKNLEESERRFRNTVKQLPLGICVLKGADLIAEMANTTYLHIVDKKESDILDKPIFDSLPETKETVYPLLKNVFETGVPYFQDEFAVTLNRYNKEELAYFNLVFYPLKEENDKITGVIVAAYEVTAEVRGRHLLTENEAAFRNIVMESPIAMAIFRGKDYVIEMANATMMHDIWQKEEKDFIGKPLLEVFPELHNQKYPELLHEVLANGKKIRENEAVAYVEIKGKLKKFYLDYEYTTLYEKNGKASGIMCTVYDVTSKVKSRKKVETAEERARLAAEIGEIATWDLNLQTKKLIYSDNILNIFGFEKGTKIIHDDIRSRVLPEDDHIVVEAFAKAAKEGIYKYEARILKLDHSIGWIKVHGRIFFDDNNNPSKMIGTVMDVTLEKNMQQVLIKSEQKFRLLADSMPQLIWTSDTLGNLNYFNKTVYNYSGLSKENIEKNGWLQIVHPDDREENVKLWMESVKTGNDFLFIHRFKRYDGEYRWQLSRAIAQLDETGKISMWVGTSTDIEEQKNFTNRLEEQIIERTTQLELKNRDLVNMNIELQSFAYISSHDLQEPLRKIQTFASRLADLDEQNISANAKSYLARIEFSAKKMQNLIQDLLTYSRANSADRVFTTVKIDEIAEEVISDFSDRIEEKNAVVEYHDLGEATLIQFQFRQLLHNLVENALKFSKPGIPPKVKISVTPVDGKLLPNAEFKDKVYHHIQVSDNGIGFELVYKEKIFEVFQRLNTESEYKGTGIGLAIVKKIVENHKGFITVFSEKDKGSIFNIYIPDLSEINI
- a CDS encoding DNA-formamidopyrimidine glycosylase family protein, encoding MPEGPSIVILKEEVQQFAGQKIISVSGNTHIDISRLQDKTILAFKTWGKHFLICFDSFTVKIHMLMFGTYRINERKIAKPRLSLVFENGELNFYTCSVKILEGDINSHYDWSVDVMNENWDPKKAQLSMEDMPKKMICDVILDQDIFSGVGNIIKNEVLYRCHVHPESIIEKIPPHVKSQLIAECSIYSFEFLYWKKKFELKKHWEAYTKSVCLRCNLPFQKKQTGVRKRRSFFCTNCQQLYV
- a CDS encoding response regulator; the protein is MTDFTIFYTDDDEDDLSIFADAVESIPQNIKLKTYSGSQNFLNAISDPAVIPSVVFLDLNMPGKNGFDVLKELRDSEDKKDIPVVIYSTSSEPGNIERCLNLGANCFITKPVLMSDIIKAIEHAIQIDWKKFIPNQSNFVFKY
- a CDS encoding ferritin-like domain-containing protein; the encoded protein is MKTTDSKNAAPAKKTTKETTPRGVTKPKSNAASGLTELFEDGLKDIYWAEKALTKALPLMVKNASSVELKDAIDNHLTETEEQIARLEEVFKIIGKKATAKKCDAMEGLIEEAKGMLEETELGVVRDAGIIAASQKIEHYEIATYGTLRQFAETLGLPEAATLLEQTLDEEKGADKTLTEVAVNAVNLEAAEIE